From the Daucus carota subsp. sativus chromosome 8, DH1 v3.0, whole genome shotgun sequence genome, one window contains:
- the LOC135148413 gene encoding uncharacterized protein LOC135148413 → MAEAKAQIFELNNGTMKACISNYGCTITSLFVPDKNGKLADVVLGFDSVEPYLKGAAPYFGCIVGRVANRIKEGKFTLDGVNYSLPINNGPNSLHGGLKGFDKVLWEVVDYKKGENPSITFKYHCRDGEEGYPGDVSVTATYTLTASTSMRLDMEAIPENKPTPINLAQHTYWNLAGHNSGNILDHSAQIWAMHITPVDQNTIPTGEIMPVKGTAFDFSAEKKIGSSISEVPGLGYDHNYVLDCGDEKLGLKHAAKLKDPSSARVLNLWTNAPGMQFYTGNYVSGVVGKGGAVYGKHAGVCMETQGFPNAINQPNFPSVVVKPGEKYQHSMLFEFSAE, encoded by the exons ATGGCAGAAGCTAAAGCACAGATTTTTGAGCTGAACAATGGCACCATGAAAGCTTGCATCTCCAACTATGGCTGCACTATCACTTCTTTGTTTGTACCTGACAAGAATG GGAAATTAGCTGATGTTGTTCTGGGATTTGACTCTGTGGAGCCTTATTTG AAAGGTGCTGCTCCTTATTTTGGCTGCATTGTGGGTCGGGTTGCAAATAGGATCAAAGAGGGAAAGTTTACACTGGATGGGGTTAATTACTCTCTCCCCATCAACAATGGACCGAATAGTCTCCATG GCGGGCTTAAAGGATTTGACAAGGTGCTTTGGGAAGTTGTTGATTACAAGAAGGGAGAAAATCCATCCATTACCTTCAAATACCATTGCCGTGATGGCGAGGAAG GATATCCTGGAGATGTTTCTGTGACGGCAACGTACACTCTAACTGCAAGCACTAGTATGAGGCTTGACATGGAAGCAATTCCTGAAAATAAGCCCACTCCAATAAATCTAGCTCAGCATACCTACTGGAATCTGGCTGGCCACAACTCAGGCAACATTCTGGATCATTCAGCTCAGATATGGGCAATGCACATCACCCCTGTAGATCAGAACACAATCCCAACTGGAGAAATTATGCCAGTTAAGGGCACTGCATTTGACTTTTCTGCAGAGAAGAAGATTGGAAGTTCTATCAGCGAAGTCCCTGGCTTAGGATATGATCACAACTATGTCCTTGATTGCGGGGATGAAAAATTGGGCTTGAAACATGCTGCAAAGTTGAAAGATCCATCAAGTGCAAGGGTTCTCAACCTATGGACCAATGCTCCAGGTATGCAGTTTTACACAGGAAATTATGTTTCCGGAGTTGTTGGGAAAGGTGGAGCGGTGTATGGTAAACATGCAGGCGTTTGTATGGAGACTCAAGGATTTCCAAATGCTATTAATCAACCAAACTTTCCATCTGTAGTTGTTAAACCTGGCGAGAAGTACCAGCACAGCATGTTGTTTGAGTTTTCAGCAGAATAA